The following is a genomic window from Elaeis guineensis isolate ETL-2024a chromosome 10, EG11, whole genome shotgun sequence.
AAGATTATAAATAAGCATTTACATGGTATAGGTACTTTGTCAATCAATATATAAATGAGTTTTGGTTAGATCTTGATAGCTAAAGTAGTTGGTATTCTATCTAAGGATTTAGAATTTGAATCTTTCCATCCACttattataaatatatcttttaaaaagtaaaaaatattttttagattttatttttaaacttgtAACGTTGATTTCTGACAGATTATTCATcacaaaatctacttctttttgttaaaatatttctgaccatttttctataaaaaataaatatttttataatttaaaaattattaaaattatacttCTAATGGAAGTTTCTGTTAGAAACATTACTGATAAATAATTTATCACAAAAtcgattacaaaatttttttataaaatttttaaattttttataaaatttttaaattttttaaaaaaattttcatagattttttgatggaGTTGTTTCTGAAAAATAATTCATCAGAAATTTATCAAAGATTTTGAGAcatcaattatattttattactccTTTTATGACAAAAATTTGTTAGTGatctattaaaaatttttgacgaATCATGTCTATGAGAAATTTCGTTAGTGAAGCCCTTATTTCTAGAAGTGGATCTTAACGATAACCCATGATTCTATGCAAATCATGAAAACTTCAGCTATCATTTTTCGGCCAACTCACACACAAATATGTTCTCAATTTATGCAAGTTAGGTCACccagcaataaaatataattttacaagcTACAATCTGTTTGAAATCTTGTTTTACAATATGCAATATGATTATTGGTTAAATAAGATATTTGTGCATAAAAAGGCATGAAAATTAGGATGCATATATGCTGCCCTAAACTACTTATTGACATGGTGTCTTGCATAAGTACGTGTAATTAGTGATTCTTGTTTTAGATATCAAGATACCATGAATGTTTATGTGTGATGATGATTGTTTCCTACAAATGTAATAATTAATGTGTTGGCCTgggatgttctttttttttttttttggtaaaacggCATGTTAAGTATGCTGGCAAAGATATGTCAGCATAGATATTAAAGGCATTCCAACGTGTGGCTCGCGAACACTAAATAGATACAACTTGATCATAGGCAAAAGGCTGAGATAAACATGGTCATCACAGCTACCCTAGCCCATCCAATCCAGGGGCTGGAACCGAAAGGCCTGGGCCTAAGATCACCTTGCAGTTACTCAAAAGCCCGAAAACCCAACCCAGTCCAGCCGAAAACACATACGTAGATCAAGCCCAACTTAAGGCCTTATCTTTTAGCCCATATTCCGGTCAACTGCCAGTGGGTCGTGACCTAATATCAAATCATCGATGCACCTACCTAATTGATGGTATCAATACACCCCCATCGCATCACCACCGTTCATTTCACTATGGATACACAGCAAAAGCTGTCCTCTGGGGTTGCGGCCTTTCGTTTCCTCGCGAGggcgatagagagagagagagagagagaggggggagagaaaaagaaggatgagGAAGTTCGATCCATGGCCCGTGTTTTTCAGGAGGGAGTTCCACCGCAACTGGCCCTTCCTCGTCGGCTTCGCCATCACCGGCGCCGTCATCGTCAAGTTGACCGCCGGCCTCACCGGTGATTAGATTTTCCCCTCTTCACCCCAGCCCCCGGCGAACTCTTCCTCCCTTTTTATCTTCATCATTTTTGTCTCATCTACTATTTTTTCTCCTTTGTTTTTACTTTGGTGCGCAGAGGAGGATGCCAAGAACTCGCGCTTCGTGCAGGAGCACAACAGGTTCCGTCTCATCTCAAACCCtagttcttctttctttctttttttttttctttttttgtttaaatGACATTTTGGATGCCCTCTTAATATTATTTCGATTGATCGCCTTATATCCATGTATGATCTTGTGGTCCCTGATGTTTGGGTGTTAGGATTTGTTAGATTAGTGAAGATTTGATGCTACGTCTGGTACAAATGTTGTTGGGTTTTCTTTTAAAACAAAGGTtgcatcttcttttcttttgttcgaTTTTTGTTCCATATATGTTTTATAGTGTAAAACTGCTTTGGTTCCGTTTTCCCCTAATGATTGCATCTTGGATTCCCTGGTATTGGAGTTCAGTGTGAAGTCTTTTCTCTATTGTTAATGTtgttcttccattttgcttgtaAAAAAGAAGTTTCACAAAAGACCGGTTTTGGGTTATAGATAATGTCTGCTAAATGAATTATGTGAGAGTTTTATATGTTTTGGTAAAAATTTAAGGAGACATGGAGGTGTCTTATTTCACGTCTTTTTGATTACCAGAGGTATGGTTCTAAGTTTGATGTAAAGTAGTTTTCCCGGAGGAAGTCTTGGACTCATGGCGATGAGTACCAAAATATGAATCTAGAGATGGAAAGAAGGGCATTTGGATTATATGGTTTTAGAAAAATCCAAGAACAAAATGATTATGGGGATTTCAGTTCTAGTAAATATTAGAAAGGATATTTTGCTCGAGTAAAGGTGTAAGGCAGAGATCCATAAGAAGTTCTATCTGTTCCTTTTTATTTGTTAAGAGTTAATACAGAGGCTAGTTTCATATGCTGATGATACCGTAATGTTTCTTGGAATATATCCAAGAGTATGGAAAGGCAATTCTCATTTCattctttatttaaaaataaataaataaatctgaaGGTGCACTGGTTgctaatgaatgatgatgatttgTTGATTAGAGCATGATCGCATTAGATGATTAACTGAAATTTGCAAGAAGTTTAATGGTAGTCCTAATAGAATTGACAGAGTATACAAGATGATCTAAGTTGACAGGATACCAATTTGTTAGTGTGGTTCCGCTATCATGCCTTGTAAGATAACTGGATGTTGTGCAATTGTGCCAGAAGCCCACAGGAATTGAGAAACTCACCATATGGTACCTATCATGAAACCACCATCAGTTTGGAAGGGATTTACAGGAGTTGCTTTGTCAGATTAGGCTGGCAAATTGAGTTATTGTGATACCTTATTTGATTGCTATAAACAAGGTAACAAACCCTAACAAGGAAAAAGAAATATTTATTAAACTCTTATTAAACCCTAACAAATCCTTACTTTATTAAACCGATATTTATTAGTTCTTAATGAAGACAGATTTAACAGGCTTCTAAAGAACCCTTTTCATAGAGGTTTAATTAGTCAAGGTTGTGCAACTGGATTATGTAGGAAACGGGATTTTCTAGATAAAATGATGGCTGGTTATATAAGGATATAAATTGCAGTTCGATTATGCTCTCTTGCATTTTCCAATGAAGGCCTATGTAGATTGCCAATGTCTGTAATAACAAGTTGGTGTTAATGATGAGCAGTCTCAGGACACAATGTTGGTTCTAGAGATGCCTAAAATGTGTTGTGGAGAAGTTGAATGGAttgttggctttttttttttttgtctccaaTTTTCATATAAACTGACATGCATGATTAGGACTGTCTTTGATACCGTGTAACATGCGAGGGGTATAGAGCAAGTATAGTAGTTTATCCGTCAAGATGCATAAGCTCTTTTGCAAACAGTGAGTATGCTAGCGGCCTTCTCATTTAGGAGATACAAATGCTTATaaattgaagaatatttttgaatTCATGCTACACATCTATGATTTTGGTATAGCAAAATGATCATCACTGCTGTTATTCAAGTGTAAAGTTTGGGCACTTAGCAAACTTGCTGATCATATGAGGGTGGTCGCTTGCAGCATTGCCATTTTTATTGGTTAAGCTGCTTGTGAGTTGCcttttatttttgaatatgttgAACTTCCTGAGAGAAAAAGCAACTTGTTACTTTGATGTTGCGAGGGGGGGACACTATCGAAAATATTATACTAAGTTATAAAATGGGGTAATTCAGTTGAGATTAAAAACATGAACAAGCGTGGTGTGTAAATGGCTGTTGTAGCCTTTTTTTGCTCATCGAAAAAAGAAACCTAATTATTCTATCACTGTCTTTTGCCCCTTGATGCATGGCTTGGGTAGTTTCTTGTCTTTAGCCTTTTGTTGATTGCTTGCGTGCCATTCCAACTAGTACATGTTCTTCTGTCCAGCTTTATTAGAATCTTGTGTAACCATGTGCATGCTTAATGTTATTCAACATTTCCAAGACTTTGAGAAGGCTGTCTTGATGAATTGAGGAAGCGTAATTTCATTCTAACAATTATATTAAAATTGAGGAAGCGCAATTGAGGTAGTGATCATGCAATTAAATATTCTGGTTTTTCTCAACTTTGTTGTCAAAATGCTTTGGCACTTGAATGAGTGGTTCAaatgtttgaattatttttgttGGATACGTGTTTGATGCAGTATCTTTGCTCATTATAAACAAATCATACTTAAAGCGGTAATTTTTTGTAGGTGAACTACAGCTGATTTGGTTGCTGGTTTGAGCTTGTTTCCACGATGAGGCTGGCCAAGTCCCTGAATGTTTTGCATTAAAACTGCGCATGGTCTATGTGCTTTGTGTCGAAAACTTCTTTAGTGTTTTTTAATTGAAAATAAAAGACTGATGGCTGGTATAGGGACTGTTCCTTGAAGGATTTTATTGCGAGTTAATAAGAGTTTCAAACTGTTACTTGGTTTAATAGTCATTTTGTGCATGTTTGTTGCCTTATAATAAAGTGGATTAGGTCTCATTTATCTATAGGAGAGCCTGCATATTGAAGAGTTTCAAATTGTTACTTGGTTTAATAGTCATTTTGTGCATGTTTGTTGCCTTATAATAAAATGGATTAGGTCTCATTTATCTATAGGAGAGCCTGCATATTGAGCGGGTGATTTAATGACTCTCCAAAGGATTTATGTGTTGCATTCGGTTTGGAAAACTGGATGTAAGGATGATTTTGAAAGTCAATTACTTACCGTGGTACAGGACATAGGATACATAGATGATTGGAACTTCCTTGTATGTGGAGCGTGTTGATTTCCATTTGGAGGTTCAAAATTAACTAGATTATTTCTTGCGTTAAAAAAACTAAGCAATTGTATATTGTTATGCTTTAGTGAACTCTCATTATAACGAATTACATGGTAATCTCTCATTTTTGATAATTAGTTTATGGATGTCTTTTGAATGCAGGTGGGAAGCACCTATGCTGGACCAATTAGCCTAGATTTAATCAGATTAGGAGTTTTTTATGCGCTTGAAGAATATTTTATGAATTTTAGTAGATTTTTTTATTGTGAATCTCCTCGAGTTACATCATAGCACCTCAGGGTTTTAGATTCTGAAACCTACGTTATCGCCGGTACCTGGGCTCCTCGTTCCTACACAATTTTCTCTGTTTctgtttatttttattattttttattctctctttttgagattaggatttaatccTCACCTTCTACTTTATATTCCATTCCTCGATGGCTGACGCAGCCGCTTGTCCAACCGGCGAAGTTGATGACATCGGAGCAAAAGTTTCTCTTGGCTCATTCTTAATAAATCggcttaattattttaaaagtttttatttttttttaaaaaattttatgtttattttaaattttaatttattacaatcatattattattattttttttcccgCTTACTACATCCATTGAAAGATCATGTAGGATCATGTAATACTTAGTGTGATATTTAATGAAAATCGAtgtgatattttaaatttttttttagttaaatttttttttcttctaattatattttattttatttttttttttaaattaaaatttttattttatatattttttaattttcattcatgAATATCTTTTCCAAAACCAGCATCATTTGTATCTTTTCTTCTAAATATTTAGAAAGAAGGCAAGCACATGGGCTTAATAAGGTTAAAGGAGTTTTATAATTTCAATTGACTATAGTATAATAAAGATTTATCTTGCATAGCATGTACTCGATAAAAATAACTTGTTTCTTAAGGGTCATGGAGGATGCGGTGATGGATTTGATGATAGTGGTCAAGATAGttttgatgatgataatgatCATGATGGaaattttgaagttggtgataataaaaataaaaatatcaatagtgatgtaaaaaatttaaaaaaataaaataaaaaaaaaattataaaaattttacagCTATTTCATGCCATTACTAGTTTCTTCTATATGTTACGTAATAGCACATGTTCGTTTAATAGAAATAGCAGTAGCAGTTAgaaattatcatataaaatttgataatttaattataataaattgaaattcagtataaaattaaaattaaaaaatttaaaatttttaaaataaataaaattaataaataaattttgtcATATTTGATTGGCTCCGATTAAGTCGACGTATTTTGAAACCCTGCCTGCTGTCGGTCAACTTATAAATAGAAAGTCTTATtggcttcagaatatgatttccaacatttttttttattattttttattttcaaaaaaacctccactctcattttttttttcaaattactgTCTCCGTTGAAATCATCCGTTCAACCGACGATTTCACGGCACTTTGGCGctgatgtgtttttttttttttttaaacgaaCGAAGGGGGCAGCGGAGAATCCACCGAAGGTCGGGGTATGCGGCGAGGGGGTGCGCAGTCAGAGGATGGAAGGGATTGTGGAGGGTGGCAATATTTTTGTATTCATACAGAcggccgtcggggccgagagggagaggagggggtggtGGTCACACAGAATCAGAGATGCATGACAGATGCGGTACGAATGGTGATGAAATAGGGTCACGACGTGTGCCTCGCAAGAAAAAAGAGAAGCAGCCATGGCAGCAGGATGGAGCAGATGTGAGGCTTGAAATAAATGGTGCGGAGGATAGCGGCTGGGCGGGGCCGGGTGGCACGTCGGAGGGGAGTAGGTGCGGGTTGGTCGCTGATAGAGAAAAATCCTTCAAGGAGTAggaggaaggaaaagaagaaacgagagaaaaaaaaaagttaaataataaaatattattattattattttatgaataataaaatattattatttaattaataataaattattattatttaatt
Proteins encoded in this region:
- the LOC105033831 gene encoding ATP synthase small subunit 6-A, mitochondrial; the protein is MRKFDPWPVFFRREFHRNWPFLVGFAITGAVIVKLTAGLTEEDAKNSRFVQEHNR